GGCCAGAGATGCGGCACCGGCAGTGGATTCCTCACTGGTTGTCTCGGAACGAACCACTGCGCCATCCGGATCATAGACTTCCTTATGGACAGTGCGTTGACTGAAATCGAGGTCCGCATTGACGCGGGCGATGACCTTGTCCGGTCCGACCGCCGGGCCGAGCAGTTCGATGATGCGGCGTTGCATCAGGGCTTCCACGTCGGCCTTATGCAGCATTTGCGCGCTGGACAGGGACAGGCCAGACGATTCGTCGCTCGGCGTGTACAGCGGACGGCCTTTCATGTCCGTAACCGTAATATATTTTGATTCCAAGCCTTCCACAGCCATGGAGACCAGATTGACAATCCCCTGGACTTCATCTGATTCGAGTTGCCCGCTGTCTTTCAACTGGAGCACGATGGATGCGGACGGTGCGGTCTGATCCTCAATGAACAGCGACTTCTGGGGAATGACCAGATGGACGCGGGCTTTGAGCACCATGGGAAATTCTGTGATGGTTCGGGCCAACTCCCCTTGCAGGGCACGCTGGTAATTGATGTGCTGGACAAAGTCGGTTTGTCCAATCTGGACTTCATCGAAAATTTCGAAACCAATACCTTGACCATGCAGGTTGCCTTCTCCGGCGACCTTGAGTCTGAGCTCGTAGACTCGATCAACGGGGACCTTGATGGTCTTGCCGTTGTTTTCAAGGACGTAGTCTTCTTTGGCAGCCTGCAACATGCCCACGACCCTGGATGCGTCCTCAGGGTAGAGATTGGTCATTAATATCCGGTAGTCAGGCTTGTTCATCCAGTAGATCATGAGCGCAAAGGCGATCACCACTGAAGCGGCCAGACCACTGATGAGGATACGTTGGGACATGGAACGGTCATTCCAGAACCCGGAGGCTTTTGACCAATATTCGGCAACAAACGGAGGCATTGTCTCTCTCCAATAGATTGAGCGTTTTCGTTATCTGACGAGTGATGTCCGCTTAGAAGGGCATCTGCATGATTTCTTTATAGGACTGCATGATCTTGTTTCGCACCGCGCCGGTCATCTGCATGGCCATGCTGGCTTTTTGCATGGAGATCATCAGCTCATGAACATTCTGGCTTTTGCCGGTTGCGAATTCTTCGATCATCACTTTTTTATCTGTCTGGAGGTCATTGACCGTATTCAGAGATTCCTTGAGTGTGTCATTGAATGCCTTGGCTGGTTCCTGTGGTTTTTTCAGACTGTTGGTGACAGTGTTGTTGACCGTCTTGAGACGGGAACCCATGGCATTTTGATAGGCGTTGATCGCGACACTTTTGACAACCATAATTCAATACTCCTTCAGGCTTAACCCAAGCCGATTTGCAGGGCTTTCTGGAACATGCGTTTCGCAGCCTGAATGGACTGCACATTGGCTTCGTAGCCGCGCATGGTCTGCATCATGTTGGTCATTTCTTCAACCACGTTGATATCTGGGTACGTCACATATCCCTGCTCATTCGCGTCAGGGTGATGCGGTTCGAAGACCTGCTTGAAAGGTCGTTGATCAGCAGTGACGCCAAGGACCTTGACGCCTTTCAGGTCACGATTGAGTTGATTGTGCATTTCCTGGGCAAATGGTGAGTAGACGGGAGAAGCCTCGAACGACACGGATTTGCGTTGGT
This Pseudodesulfovibrio sp. JC047 DNA region includes the following protein-coding sequences:
- the fliE gene encoding flagellar hook-basal body complex protein FliE is translated as MVVKSVAINAYQNAMGSRLKTVNNTVTNSLKKPQEPAKAFNDTLKESLNTVNDLQTDKKVMIEEFATGKSQNVHELMISMQKASMAMQMTGAVRNKIMQSYKEIMQMPF
- the fliF gene encoding flagellar basal-body MS-ring/collar protein FliF; this encodes MPPFVAEYWSKASGFWNDRSMSQRILISGLAASVVIAFALMIYWMNKPDYRILMTNLYPEDASRVVGMLQAAKEDYVLENNGKTIKVPVDRVYELRLKVAGEGNLHGQGIGFEIFDEVQIGQTDFVQHINYQRALQGELARTITEFPMVLKARVHLVIPQKSLFIEDQTAPSASIVLQLKDSGQLESDEVQGIVNLVSMAVEGLESKYITVTDMKGRPLYTPSDESSGLSLSSAQMLHKADVEALMQRRIIELLGPAVGPDKVIARVNADLDFSQRTVHKEVYDPDGAVVRSETTSEESTAGAASLAGGEPDANFRGDGFSGTRTTQDSTRETKTTNFEINKQEENIITPVGQLKRLTVAVIVDGTWVTNAETGESTYTPRSAEELARIQTLIANAVGFDSARGDTIEVSNISFGEPELYDGDSLMRTMLEYAQRLGKPFLNGLLIFLFLILVVRPVVMALIRPRVAEQEIEEMAGLPGAERLALEEEEVDEEALDTTRRLENAKNHAIELSDDNLDQAVHLLKTWLTQEA
- the flgC gene encoding flagellar basal body rod protein FlgC translates to MDLMTAMDISASGLKAQRAQLNVISMNMANIRTTKTEDGGPYQRKSVSFEASPVYSPFAQEMHNQLNRDLKGVKVLGVTADQRPFKQVFEPHHPDANEQGYVTYPDINVVEEMTNMMQTMRGYEANVQSIQAAKRMFQKALQIGLG